A section of the Ignisphaera sp. genome encodes:
- a CDS encoding methionine synthase, whose protein sequence is MGSFPLIYTHENIEKVLLDLYNIGLDVPPYPQLRSFIDIYLKPLESAGHLYNRNGYYYLVKDRVDNIPKTNVVIYEAEDTVNTIKKHNLLFKWIRAPITGVFTLASRIYVTDGDSRSLASTCLSNKELTLGVFREFVKNIVKYMIELGFNVVFIDEPVFNYIIGRKKILFDYRDEEIIDVIDSVAKVHSGIEFGIHICGKINTRIIDIILQAQRIRYINIELHDSPSNIDLVSKESLEKYDKFIAPGVVSAQKPYVESVDDVFNILRTIYTKIGDRIDLVSGDCGFGGFKGMLGNQEKEYSIALNKLRVVVEGVKKFKNLSSSK, encoded by the coding sequence GTGGGGAGCTTTCCCTTAATTTATACCCATGAAAACATTGAGAAAGTGTTACTGGATCTATACAACATAGGTCTAGATGTTCCTCCTTATCCACAACTACGTAGTTTCATAGACATATATCTAAAACCCTTAGAATCTGCTGGACATCTATATAATAGAAATGGGTATTACTATCTCGTCAAAGATAGAGTTGATAATATACCTAAAACAAATGTGGTTATCTATGAAGCAGAAGACACAGTAAATACTATTAAGAAACACAACCTCTTGTTTAAATGGATTAGAGCTCCTATTACAGGTGTTTTCACTCTAGCCTCTAGAATATATGTTACTGATGGTGATAGTAGAAGTCTTGCATCAACATGTTTATCTAATAAAGAGCTAACTTTAGGAGTATTTAGAGAATTTGTTAAGAATATTGTTAAGTATATGATTGAATTAGGATTCAATGTAGTATTTATTGATGAACCTGTGTTTAATTATATCATAGGTAGAAAGAAGATATTGTTTGACTATAGAGATGAAGAAATAATTGATGTAATTGATAGTGTTGCTAAAGTGCATAGCGGTATTGAGTTTGGGATACATATATGTGGTAAGATAAATACAAGGATCATAGACATAATTCTACAAGCTCAGAGAATTAGGTACATAAATATAGAGCTCCATGACTCTCCATCGAATATTGATCTAGTATCAAAAGAAAGCTTAGAGAAGTACGATAAATTTATTGCTCCTGGTGTTGTAAGTGCACAGAAACCTTATGTTGAGAGTGTTGATGATGTTTTCAATATTTTGAGAACTATATACACTAAAATTGGGGATAGAATTGATCTTGTTTCAGGTGATTGTGGTTTTGGAGGATTTAAAGGTATGTTAGGCAATCAAGAGAAAGAATATAGTATAGCTCTCAATAAGCTTCGAGTAGTTGTAGAGGGTGTTAAAAAATTCAAGAATTTATCATCTAGTAAATGA
- a CDS encoding diphthine--ammonia ligase, with amino-acid sequence MRICALLSGGKDSNYALYRALQEGLDIGCIIVVKSAGNDSWLFHTVYPELAVLQAEAMGLRDRAYIVEVSGEKDKEFIEFKEALSKLKNTIDFDGLICGAIASQYQLSRFKKVSEALGLELYAPLWGIDQVEYMRKLVEEGFVFIISKISTMGLPRTFLGVSVDKSIVEKIIVLAQKYGFNPSFEGGEAETLVVTAPHYANDICIEGSRKSLSEFEHIIEIHRYWLGKKGSNCLSISG; translated from the coding sequence ATGAGGATATGTGCATTATTGTCGGGTGGTAAGGACAGCAACTATGCACTTTATAGAGCTCTACAAGAGGGTCTAGATATAGGATGTATTATTGTGGTTAAGTCTGCTGGAAATGACAGCTGGCTGTTCCATACAGTATATCCTGAGCTAGCTGTTCTTCAAGCAGAAGCTATGGGATTAAGAGATAGAGCGTACATAGTTGAAGTTAGTGGAGAAAAAGATAAAGAATTCATAGAGTTTAAAGAAGCTTTAAGTAAGCTGAAAAATACTATAGATTTTGACGGACTTATTTGTGGAGCTATTGCGAGTCAATATCAATTGTCTAGGTTTAAGAAAGTTTCAGAAGCTCTTGGATTAGAGCTTTATGCACCTCTATGGGGTATAGATCAAGTAGAGTATATGAGAAAGTTGGTAGAGGAGGGCTTTGTATTCATTATATCTAAGATATCGACTATGGGGTTACCTAGAACTTTCTTAGGTGTATCTGTAGATAAATCTATAGTTGAAAAAATTATAGTATTAGCTCAGAAATATGGATTTAATCCATCATTTGAAGGAGGTGAAGCTGAAACACTAGTTGTTACAGCTCCTCATTATGCTAACGATATATGTATTGAAGGTTCAAGAAAATCTTTATCAGAATTCGAACATATCATTGAAATACATAGATATTGGCTTGGGAAGAAAGGTTCGAACTGTTTATCTATTTCTGGATAA
- a CDS encoding RsmB/NOP family class I SAM-dependent RNA methyltransferase: MGINVDNIVAVISNTIYLVEKQNLNIDRAFTYTCRKYSCHSPQFTREDLFNIVHDFVSRYIFLRSVAEKSGRRNVSYRALAKLYLYIKLKELGLTIPSKLSKVMARDFGELEDNITSLEPWQRLSYPKWIYYRLLEIMDKNDVEEMLEHMNRRIIWLRINTLKINIDKALHLIDSDGIEFNVDKSIPFIVRVLRSPIPVRSLKIVKEGAAIIQDKASVLTVIAMDPKPDDLIYDFAAAPGIKTSLIMQLTENKARVVALDRSPRRLMSMKVLLKKYGVNVDRVDLALTDSRIVTLSRRADLALVDAPCSSSGAIPKDPSIKIMLMNQDIPKKMQYIQFAILKNAIKHSERIVYATCSILPEEGEEIIQKILHLHDIELENITIPASRGYKVYNIWNKVYRTYPHIDECEGFFISRIKSIE, encoded by the coding sequence ATGGGTATAAACGTTGACAATATTGTAGCCGTTATCTCAAATACTATATATTTGGTAGAAAAACAGAATCTAAATATAGATAGAGCTTTCACGTATACATGCAGAAAATATAGCTGTCATTCGCCTCAGTTTACACGTGAAGACTTGTTTAATATTGTTCATGATTTTGTTTCCCGATACATATTTCTCAGAAGTGTAGCTGAAAAGAGTGGCAGAAGAAATGTGAGTTATAGAGCTCTTGCTAAGCTTTATCTATACATAAAATTAAAGGAGCTTGGTTTAACCATACCATCAAAATTAAGCAAGGTTATGGCTAGAGATTTTGGTGAATTAGAGGATAATATAACTAGTCTAGAGCCTTGGCAACGTCTTTCGTACCCTAAGTGGATTTATTATAGACTTTTGGAAATTATGGATAAAAATGATGTAGAAGAAATGCTGGAGCACATGAATAGGAGAATAATATGGTTAAGGATAAATACACTTAAAATCAATATAGATAAAGCTCTACATCTTATAGATAGTGATGGAATAGAATTTAATGTAGACAAATCCATACCATTTATAGTACGAGTATTACGTTCACCAATACCTGTGAGAAGTTTAAAGATCGTTAAAGAAGGTGCCGCTATTATTCAAGATAAAGCTAGTGTGTTGACAGTTATAGCTATGGATCCTAAGCCTGACGACTTAATATATGATTTTGCTGCTGCGCCTGGAATAAAAACCTCCTTAATAATGCAACTGACTGAAAATAAAGCTAGAGTTGTTGCATTAGATAGATCTCCGAGAAGATTGATGTCTATGAAGGTGTTACTTAAAAAATACGGTGTTAATGTAGATAGAGTTGACTTAGCCTTAACTGATAGTAGGATCGTGACTCTCTCTAGACGTGCTGATTTAGCATTAGTTGATGCACCATGTAGCAGTAGTGGTGCTATACCAAAAGATCCTTCTATAAAGATTATGCTTATGAATCAAGACATACCTAAGAAAATGCAGTATATTCAGTTTGCTATACTCAAAAATGCCATAAAACATAGCGAAAGAATAGTATATGCTACATGCTCAATACTTCCAGAAGAAGGAGAAGAAATAATTCAAAAAATCCTCCATTTACATGATATAGAGCTAGAGAATATAACTATACCAGCATCAAGAGGATACAAAGTCTATAATATATGGAATAAAGTTTATAGAACATACCCACATATTGACGAATGTGAAGGCTTTTTTATATCGCGCATAAAATCCATAGAATAG
- a CDS encoding Lrp/AsnC family transcriptional regulator: MQDIDEKDLSIINILSRNARITFTELAKHVNLSDVAVIKRIKKLENKVIKRYTIEVDPRMLTYKVVSITGIDVDPDKLFSMVDYLKVKDYVKGLWLATGDHALIAVIWAQDENEISYIHKEISSIEGVKRVCPAIILRTVKDVDMLFKLD; this comes from the coding sequence ATGCAAGATATAGATGAAAAAGATCTATCTATAATAAATATATTGTCCCGAAATGCCAGAATAACTTTTACCGAGTTGGCTAAGCATGTCAATCTTAGTGATGTAGCTGTAATAAAGAGGATTAAGAAACTGGAAAATAAAGTCATAAAAAGATATACAATAGAAGTTGATCCTCGAATGCTTACATATAAAGTTGTATCTATTACAGGTATTGATGTAGATCCAGATAAGCTGTTCTCTATGGTAGATTACCTAAAGGTGAAAGATTATGTCAAAGGCTTATGGCTCGCAACCGGAGATCATGCATTAATAGCTGTTATATGGGCTCAAGATGAAAACGAGATTTCGTATATTCACAAAGAAATCTCAAGTATTGAAGGAGTTAAGAGAGTTTGTCCCGCGATAATTCTCAGAACTGTAAAGGATGTAGATATGTTATTCAAATTAGACTAA
- a CDS encoding DUF1512 domain-containing protein — MNATVLQQLGSDNWSMILSILFYIMFFLYLFTDLPQKAQFVRYERGVASRLSLIEGLIVESINKVKSYLSRLGIKDNSKFVDTTLENYFVIEPVSIEPTDIIRRLDHVITVNEQKFKNDLEKLAPELSIHTRNNIAISLSIASALYTVYKILRHYYLLGRKYENWVLLMQLYLMLPQLLRELIPYAKAIDGIVKGIPIGDSVGPLVAYKLIGNASRIDIEDDTVYSVVNIENRNVYVIKAKGPGSTVGRPGKAVAKIAEMLSYKVARIITIDAALKLEGEKTGLVAEGVGAAIGDPGPEKIEIERIAVKCNAPLDAVIVKMSNDEAIKPIKREIIDGVEKAYEIVLDIIKNRTKPGDNVIVVGIGNTVGVY; from the coding sequence ATGAATGCTACTGTACTACAACAGTTAGGAAGCGATAACTGGAGTATGATACTTTCAATACTATTTTATATAATGTTCTTTCTATATCTGTTCACGGATTTGCCACAGAAAGCACAATTCGTTAGATATGAGCGAGGCGTAGCCTCTAGATTATCACTAATAGAGGGACTTATTGTTGAGAGTATTAATAAAGTTAAATCGTATCTCTCTAGATTAGGTATAAAGGATAACAGTAAGTTTGTTGATACCACTCTGGAGAACTATTTCGTTATAGAGCCTGTCTCTATAGAGCCTACTGATATCATAAGGAGATTAGACCATGTCATTACGGTAAATGAGCAGAAGTTTAAAAATGATCTAGAAAAACTTGCTCCAGAACTCAGTATACATACACGAAACAATATTGCCATATCATTATCTATAGCATCAGCTCTATATACAGTATATAAAATATTGAGACACTACTATTTACTAGGTAGAAAGTACGAAAACTGGGTTCTATTAATGCAACTATACTTAATGTTACCTCAATTACTTAGAGAGCTTATACCTTACGCTAAGGCTATTGATGGTATAGTCAAAGGCATCCCCATAGGTGATAGTGTAGGTCCTTTAGTTGCATACAAACTAATTGGAAACGCATCTAGAATAGATATAGAGGATGATACCGTATATAGCGTCGTTAATATCGAGAACAGAAATGTATATGTAATTAAAGCAAAAGGACCTGGCTCTACAGTAGGACGACCAGGAAAGGCTGTTGCCAAAATAGCTGAAATGCTTTCCTATAAAGTAGCACGAATTATAACAATAGATGCAGCCCTTAAACTTGAAGGTGAAAAAACAGGTTTAGTAGCCGAAGGTGTTGGAGCAGCCATAGGAGATCCTGGACCTGAAAAAATAGAGATAGAGAGAATAGCAGTAAAATGTAATGCACCACTTGATGCCGTTATAGTAAAGATGAGTAATGATGAAGCCATTAAGCCCATAAAGCGAGAAATTATTGATGGAGTTGAAAAAGCTTACGAAATAGTTCTAGATATTATCAAAAATAGAACGAAGCCTGGAGACAACGTTATAGTTGTGGGAATAGGAAACACAGTCGGTGTATATTAA
- the map gene encoding type II methionyl aminopeptidase, with translation MKDLENAELELYIRAGKIACTVRKDAEKYVRPGLKLIDIANFIEQRIMELGGQPAFPVNISIDSIAAHYTPIPNDATSINYGSAVKIDIGVHIDGYIADTATTISLSDMHRPLVEATQQALEKALAAVAIGKRFSDIGVIIEKTIKNYGFKPIYNLSGHRIDRYDIHAGETIPNFNDQLNLGKFRPGNTYAIEPFATNGAGFVEDKKSVTIYALVYNPKKISKLSNESHKFYSYIYSLRRTLPFAIRWYTDIFSETLIEKILQELALKGLLTRYPVLVERNYGIVTQFEHTLVIDKQGNVIVTTDQC, from the coding sequence GTGAAAGACTTGGAAAATGCTGAACTAGAACTATACATACGTGCAGGAAAAATAGCCTGTACTGTTAGAAAAGATGCTGAAAAGTATGTGAGACCTGGCTTAAAGCTTATTGATATAGCTAACTTTATTGAACAAAGGATAATGGAACTCGGAGGTCAACCTGCATTTCCTGTAAATATTTCGATAGACAGCATAGCTGCTCATTACACACCAATACCTAATGATGCTACGTCAATTAACTATGGATCTGCTGTGAAAATAGATATAGGCGTCCATATAGATGGCTATATAGCTGATACAGCTACAACAATATCTTTATCGGATATGCATAGACCGCTTGTTGAAGCTACTCAACAAGCTCTCGAGAAAGCTTTAGCCGCAGTAGCTATTGGCAAGAGGTTTAGTGATATTGGCGTCATTATAGAGAAAACCATAAAGAATTACGGATTCAAGCCCATATATAACCTTAGTGGCCATAGGATTGATAGATATGATATTCATGCAGGTGAAACCATCCCTAACTTCAATGACCAATTAAACTTGGGGAAATTCCGCCCAGGAAACACATATGCTATAGAGCCATTTGCTACAAACGGTGCTGGTTTTGTTGAAGACAAAAAAAGTGTGACCATATATGCTTTGGTGTACAATCCCAAAAAAATAAGTAAGCTTAGCAACGAATCACACAAGTTCTATTCATACATATATTCACTTAGAAGGACACTTCCTTTCGCAATAAGATGGTATACAGATATTTTCTCAGAAACCTTAATCGAGAAAATACTTCAAGAGCTTGCTTTAAAGGGGCTTTTGACTAGATATCCTGTTCTAGTTGAAAGAAATTATGGAATAGTAACTCAATTCGAACATACATTAGTTATCGATAAACAAGGCAACGTAATAGTTACAACAGATCAATGCTGA
- a CDS encoding metal-dependent hydrolase produces MGRLRWLGHAAFVIELSRLTMLIDPWITNPLSHYRSIEGFLKDYSKVDLIIVTHDHGDHVGEAIELLSKYRESRVVALYELAEYIAKEARAVDRAIAANMGGPIKIDDIVLVFTEATHSSTRSHPSGVVIMSDEGTIYHAGDTGLFMDMVLIGELYKPTIALLPIGGHFTMGIKEAVKAVELIKPRYAIPMHYNTFELIKADPEEFAKLVRDRLSSVVPIVLKPNDVWSF; encoded by the coding sequence ATGGGTAGACTTAGATGGTTAGGTCATGCAGCTTTTGTTATAGAGTTATCGAGGTTAACTATGCTAATAGATCCTTGGATAACAAATCCATTATCTCACTACAGAAGTATTGAAGGGTTCTTAAAGGATTATAGCAAGGTAGATCTGATCATCGTTACACATGATCATGGAGACCATGTGGGTGAAGCCATCGAACTACTTAGTAAGTATAGAGAATCTAGAGTTGTGGCATTATATGAATTAGCTGAATACATAGCAAAAGAGGCAAGAGCTGTTGATAGAGCTATAGCTGCTAATATGGGCGGTCCTATAAAGATAGACGATATAGTTCTAGTTTTCACGGAAGCCACCCATAGCTCAACAAGATCCCACCCCAGCGGAGTAGTAATCATGTCGGATGAAGGTACCATATATCATGCTGGAGATACGGGTTTATTTATGGACATGGTGCTTATAGGAGAACTCTATAAACCAACAATAGCTTTGCTCCCTATTGGTGGACATTTCACTATGGGCATAAAGGAGGCAGTTAAAGCTGTAGAACTGATAAAACCTAGGTATGCCATACCTATGCATTACAACACTTTTGAGCTAATAAAAGCAGATCCTGAAGAATTTGCAAAATTAGTAAGAGATAGATTATCCTCAGTAGTCCCCATAGTATTAAAGCCAAATGATGTATGGAGTTTCTAA
- a CDS encoding phenylalanine--tRNA ligase subunit alpha, whose protein sequence is MRGCIIVLSTEPLSRGELEILLVLVRVSQQLSVEEIASKAGIPISTVFSISELMKEKGLVEILENEVMYAKTTDEGRKYLEGLPEEILVNVIREHGEEIDIHSVEEIMGKDLVTIAVGWARRRGWIEIVKERNIIRFVRYEPLVKHRELLKQFLEDRELPNDIENDSIFIELVKRKLINVYKKKIKIVKLAIPLEKAKEILSYGEGISRLTHEVIVKELWRNYTIKSYNLAALPPIKYLGKRHFFKEFIKFISEIMETLGFVEVRDDYVIPELWNFDILFQAQDHPSRDIHDILMVDGSADLSMFNDIVDRVKRVHEKGGYSGSTGWGYVWSHQKAAKLILRSHTTAVTARALTVYREPPVRLYSIARVFRRDNPDARHSPEFTNFDGVIMEKDFNFRKLLGLLTQILMSLGIEKIKFKPAYFPFTEPSVEGYGYVPGYGWIEIFGAGMFRPEVLEMLGVEHPVGAWGMGVERLAMVVYGIDDIRLLFSRDIEFTRKFPIIKIIKG, encoded by the coding sequence ATGCGGGGATGTATAATTGTTTTGAGTACAGAACCGCTAAGTAGAGGAGAACTAGAAATACTTTTAGTGCTTGTTAGAGTATCCCAACAACTATCAGTAGAAGAAATAGCGAGCAAGGCCGGGATACCTATATCAACTGTATTCTCAATATCAGAATTAATGAAGGAGAAAGGTTTAGTCGAGATTTTAGAAAACGAAGTTATGTATGCTAAGACTACCGATGAAGGCAGAAAATATCTAGAAGGATTACCTGAAGAAATATTGGTAAACGTTATTAGAGAGCATGGCGAAGAAATCGATATACATTCTGTGGAAGAAATTATGGGTAAAGATCTAGTAACAATAGCTGTGGGTTGGGCCCGAAGAAGGGGATGGATAGAAATAGTAAAGGAGAGGAATATAATAAGATTTGTACGTTATGAACCCTTAGTGAAACATCGCGAACTCTTGAAACAATTCCTAGAGGATAGAGAATTACCTAACGATATAGAAAACGACAGCATCTTTATAGAGCTTGTAAAAAGGAAATTGATAAATGTGTATAAGAAGAAAATCAAGATTGTTAAACTAGCTATACCTTTGGAGAAAGCGAAAGAGATTCTGAGCTATGGTGAAGGAATTTCTAGGCTCACTCATGAGGTTATAGTCAAAGAACTCTGGAGAAATTATACGATCAAATCCTACAATCTAGCGGCCTTACCTCCTATAAAGTATTTGGGTAAGAGGCATTTCTTCAAAGAATTCATAAAATTCATTAGCGAAATTATGGAGACTTTGGGTTTTGTTGAGGTAAGAGACGACTATGTTATTCCTGAGCTATGGAATTTCGACATACTGTTTCAAGCACAAGATCATCCTTCTAGAGATATACATGATATCCTTATGGTTGATGGTTCAGCCGATTTGTCGATGTTCAATGATATTGTTGATAGAGTGAAGAGAGTTCATGAAAAAGGTGGTTATTCTGGTAGTACAGGTTGGGGCTATGTATGGTCTCATCAAAAGGCAGCTAAACTAATATTAAGGTCCCATACCACAGCTGTAACTGCTAGAGCATTAACAGTATATAGAGAGCCTCCAGTTAGGCTTTACTCTATAGCCAGAGTCTTTAGGAGAGATAATCCGGATGCAAGACATTCGCCAGAGTTTACGAATTTTGATGGTGTTATAATGGAGAAGGATTTCAACTTTAGAAAGCTTTTGGGTTTACTGACACAGATACTCATGTCTCTAGGTATAGAAAAGATTAAATTTAAACCAGCATACTTTCCCTTTACAGAACCTAGTGTTGAAGGATACGGATATGTTCCAGGATATGGATGGATTGAGATCTTTGGTGCTGGTATGTTTAGACCAGAAGTACTCGAAATGCTGGGTGTAGAACATCCTGTAGGTGCATGGGGTATGGGTGTCGAAAGACTAGCCATGGTTGTTTATGGTATAGACGATATACGTCTTCTTTTCTCTAGGGACATAGAGTTTACACGTAAGTTCCCTATAATAAAGATCATTAAAGGATGA
- the pheT gene encoding phenylalanine--tRNA ligase subunit beta, translating to MPVVRTSLSRMLRLIGINDIEKLRDTLFNLKCETEVDEDGTIAIEVQSDRIDMFSVEGIAYAARLYLGLTIPKSIDSKSFFRVFVEPPLRRPYIGIAAVKNVELDEEALKDLIEFQERLHITYGRHRRKIAIGLHDLSRVSSNTIVYKDVDIDRVEMVPLFSERRISIREVLNSTEQGSLYGSIAIHGNMHPAIIVSDEVISLPPVINSDITRLEPSSRDILIDVTGTDFNSVINVLNVIVHALSFYGGEVLGAEIYYPDRTTVTPDLKWREIEIDINFVARWLGLEVRKVIEESNKALQKMGYMFKEITNEKMSVLVPPYRCDIMHPVDVVEDIAIGFRYNNLGIELVEPVKSVKLRVMRKIDVKSLAEVLSEVLVGLGYTEVNVLSLSSSKTIELVSDEPYLKIMNALSKELDALRNSLIPSMLTVLRDSQYVAQPVKIFEIGEVVEKCDTCYTGWRNSLNVLLAVMDSEIRFEDIHADLYAVLRELGLEGNLTIRACRKKTFIDGRCGCILYGDKEVGVIGEVHPEILKSMGIEYPIAMAELKLDTLAKVIRGLK from the coding sequence ATGCCTGTTGTAAGAACATCGTTAAGCAGGATGCTAAGGTTGATTGGAATAAATGATATAGAAAAGTTAAGGGATACACTATTTAATCTAAAATGTGAAACAGAAGTAGATGAAGATGGTACAATAGCGATAGAGGTTCAGAGTGATAGAATAGATATGTTTTCAGTTGAGGGTATAGCTTACGCAGCAAGGCTTTATCTGGGTTTGACAATACCTAAATCTATCGATTCTAAATCATTTTTTAGAGTCTTTGTAGAACCACCATTAAGGAGACCATATATAGGAATAGCAGCTGTAAAAAACGTTGAATTAGATGAAGAAGCTCTCAAAGATTTAATAGAATTCCAGGAGAGATTACACATAACGTACGGTAGACATAGAAGGAAGATTGCGATAGGCTTACATGATTTATCTAGAGTTTCGTCTAACACTATAGTGTATAAAGATGTCGATATAGATAGAGTAGAAATGGTACCGCTTTTCTCGGAAAGAAGAATTAGTATAAGAGAGGTATTAAATTCAACAGAACAGGGAAGTTTATACGGTAGTATAGCGATACATGGAAATATGCACCCAGCCATTATTGTTAGCGATGAAGTTATATCGCTTCCACCAGTAATAAATAGTGATATAACCAGGCTCGAACCTTCATCTAGAGATATACTTATTGATGTAACAGGGACAGATTTCAACTCTGTTATCAATGTGCTAAACGTTATAGTTCATGCATTGTCATTCTATGGAGGTGAAGTTTTAGGTGCCGAAATTTACTATCCTGATAGAACTACAGTTACACCAGACCTTAAGTGGAGAGAGATTGAGATTGACATAAACTTTGTTGCAAGGTGGCTGGGTCTAGAGGTGAGGAAAGTAATAGAAGAAAGTAATAAAGCTCTACAAAAAATGGGCTATATGTTCAAAGAAATAACTAACGAGAAGATGTCAGTTCTAGTTCCACCATATAGATGCGACATAATGCATCCTGTAGACGTAGTAGAAGATATAGCTATAGGGTTCAGATACAATAACTTGGGTATAGAACTTGTAGAACCAGTAAAGTCGGTAAAGCTAAGGGTAATGAGGAAAATCGATGTAAAGTCCTTAGCGGAAGTGTTAAGTGAGGTACTTGTAGGTTTAGGCTACACAGAGGTTAATGTTCTTTCCCTATCATCATCTAAGACTATTGAGCTCGTATCTGATGAACCTTATCTAAAAATCATGAATGCATTATCTAAGGAACTTGATGCATTGAGGAACTCGTTAATACCATCTATGCTTACAGTTTTGCGGGATTCACAATATGTAGCTCAACCAGTAAAAATATTTGAGATAGGTGAAGTAGTAGAAAAGTGTGATACATGTTATACAGGTTGGCGTAACTCTCTTAATGTATTGTTAGCTGTAATGGATAGCGAGATTAGGTTTGAAGATATACATGCAGATCTATATGCAGTTTTAAGGGAACTCGGTCTAGAGGGTAATTTGACTATAAGAGCTTGTAGGAAAAAGACCTTTATCGATGGTAGATGTGGATGTATATTATATGGTGATAAAGAGGTAGGGGTTATAGGAGAAGTCCACCCTGAGATACTCAAATCTATGGGTATAGAATATCCGATAGCTATGGCAGAATTAAAACTAGATACGCTAGCTAAGGTTATCAGAGGTTTAAAATGA
- a CDS encoding tyrosine--tRNA ligase, which translates to MDIDKRIEIIKRNTVEIVTEEELREMLITGKKLRGYIGFEPSGIMHIGWLIWMYKFKDLVNAGIEMTLFVATWHAWINDKLGGNMELIKASANHVIKVLETLGIEVPGFNVVYAGELVERSSYWERILRMSKRVSLSRAKRALTIMGRRAEEAELDFSKLLYPFMQVADIFEMDLDIALGGIDQRKAHMLARDIAEKMGLKKTIAIHTPLLPSLRGTTKMVGVEGEVDDILSQVKMSKSRPEEAILVTDSDENIRIKIRSAHCPPRDVSDNPVMAIAKYIIFAEEPKRFIIERQAKYGGTIEIYTYRELEELYTGGDLHPLDLKNAVAEELIKIIKPIRESLQKELELWKNLTEIERSITR; encoded by the coding sequence ATGGATATAGATAAAAGAATAGAAATAATCAAGAGAAACACTGTCGAAATTGTAACAGAAGAGGAGTTACGCGAAATGTTAATCACAGGCAAAAAACTTAGAGGCTATATAGGTTTTGAACCTAGCGGCATAATGCATATTGGGTGGCTTATATGGATGTACAAATTTAAGGACCTTGTAAATGCTGGTATAGAAATGACGCTTTTTGTTGCTACATGGCATGCGTGGATTAACGATAAATTAGGCGGTAATATGGAATTGATTAAAGCTTCAGCTAATCATGTTATCAAAGTTTTAGAAACATTAGGAATCGAGGTCCCAGGGTTCAATGTCGTATATGCTGGTGAACTTGTTGAGAGATCCAGCTATTGGGAAAGGATATTGAGAATGTCTAAAAGAGTAAGTTTGAGCAGGGCTAAGAGAGCTTTAACTATAATGGGTAGAAGAGCTGAAGAAGCAGAACTAGATTTCTCGAAGCTACTGTACCCGTTTATGCAAGTGGCAGACATATTTGAAATGGATTTGGATATAGCTTTAGGTGGAATTGATCAAAGGAAAGCACATATGCTAGCGAGAGATATTGCTGAAAAAATGGGATTGAAGAAGACTATAGCTATACATACACCATTACTTCCATCGTTAAGAGGTACAACGAAAATGGTTGGTGTTGAGGGTGAGGTAGACGATATATTATCTCAAGTAAAAATGAGTAAATCTAGACCTGAGGAAGCAATACTTGTTACAGATAGTGATGAAAACATCCGAATCAAAATCAGATCAGCTCACTGTCCTCCTCGCGATGTTTCGGATAACCCTGTGATGGCTATAGCTAAGTATATAATATTTGCTGAAGAGCCTAAGAGATTCATTATAGAGCGTCAAGCTAAATATGGTGGAACAATAGAAATATACACATATAGAGAACTAGAAGAACTATACACTGGTGGGGATCTTCATCCTCTAGACCTAAAGAATGCTGTGGCAGAAGAACTTATAAAGATTATTAAGCCTATAAGAGAATCGTTACAAAAAGAACTTGAGCTTTGGAAAAACTTGACTGAAATAGAAAGATCAATAACTAGGTAA